The Listeria monocytogenes genome window below encodes:
- the secDF gene encoding protein translocase subunit SecDF: protein MVKKSKIVIFFLVVAIIFGAVFGTAKMVMQNINLGLDLQGGFEVLYEVSPADGKGTVSKQTLTDTVTSLDKRINSLGVAEPSIQIEGDNRIRVQLAGVTDQEEARKMLSTTAQLSFRDANDKMMMNGSDLVAGGAKQAFDSSNNPIVTLKLKSADKFASVTKTILAEAPDNQLVIWLDWKEGQKYKTEREKKDPAYLSAPNVSSVLDTDKVEISGSFTTEEAKDLADLLNSGALPVKMKEVYSTSVGAQFGQDALQETILAGIIGVIAIFIFMMAVYRLPGIIACITLVAYTYLVLLILSLLNATLTLPGIAGLILGVGMAVDANVITYERIKEEIKVGRSTKAAFEVGGKEAFRAILDGNLTTLIVAAVLFYFGTSSIKGFATVLIISILVSFLTAVWGSRFLLGLLVKSNWLNNKPGFFAVKRKDIHNLHEGINSFSLKTHFDRFDFVKHHRLFLSIFAAIVIVGIVILSIFKLNLGIDFASGTRAEVTANQTLTETQIKKDLDAIDMPSDDIVFQGSGSKTAVVSYKGTLSQNDVAKFKNYFEDKYKHEPSISTVSPTVGKELAKNGFWALGVASVLIVLYIAVRFEFYMGIAAILSLLFDAFIIFIFFSVTRLEVDLTFIAAVLTVIGYSINDTIVTADRIRDISMKMQRFKTKEEIADAVNKALRQTFTRSINTILTVIFTVLALVLFGSESILNFSIALLVGLVSSVFSSIFMAMQLWYVFKARQLRKKGPINTVKKKKPRNNGQPVV, encoded by the coding sequence ATGGTAAAAAAGAGTAAGATAGTTATTTTCTTTCTAGTAGTTGCAATTATCTTTGGTGCTGTATTTGGTACCGCAAAAATGGTTATGCAAAACATCAACTTAGGCTTGGATCTTCAAGGGGGATTCGAAGTTCTATATGAAGTGTCACCAGCTGATGGGAAAGGGACTGTATCTAAACAAACGTTGACAGATACGGTAACTTCACTTGATAAGCGTATCAATTCATTAGGTGTAGCTGAACCAAGTATTCAAATCGAAGGGGATAACCGTATTCGTGTTCAACTTGCTGGTGTAACTGACCAGGAAGAAGCACGTAAAATGTTATCCACTACAGCCCAATTATCATTTAGAGATGCAAATGACAAGATGATGATGAATGGTAGTGACTTAGTTGCAGGTGGTGCCAAACAAGCTTTCGATTCAAGCAATAATCCAATCGTTACTCTAAAACTCAAAAGTGCTGACAAATTTGCTAGTGTAACAAAAACAATTTTGGCTGAGGCACCTGACAATCAATTAGTTATTTGGTTAGATTGGAAAGAAGGCCAAAAATACAAAACAGAACGCGAGAAGAAAGACCCAGCTTACTTATCAGCACCAAACGTTAGTAGCGTGCTCGATACAGATAAAGTAGAAATTTCCGGAAGTTTCACAACGGAAGAAGCAAAAGATTTAGCTGATTTGCTGAACTCTGGTGCTCTCCCTGTAAAAATGAAAGAAGTTTACTCGACATCTGTTGGTGCTCAATTTGGGCAAGATGCCTTACAAGAAACAATTTTAGCTGGTATTATTGGGGTTATTGCTATCTTTATTTTCATGATGGCTGTTTACCGTTTACCAGGTATTATTGCTTGTATCACTTTAGTAGCATACACTTATTTAGTACTATTAATACTGAGTCTGCTTAACGCAACACTTACTTTACCAGGGATTGCAGGGTTAATTCTGGGGGTAGGTATGGCTGTTGACGCGAACGTAATAACCTACGAGCGGATAAAAGAAGAAATCAAAGTCGGTAGGTCGACGAAAGCGGCTTTTGAAGTCGGCGGTAAAGAAGCATTCCGTGCGATTTTAGATGGTAACTTGACGACACTTATCGTAGCTGCGGTTCTCTTCTACTTTGGAACAAGTTCCATCAAAGGTTTTGCTACAGTTCTAATCATTAGTATTTTAGTCAGCTTCTTGACTGCCGTTTGGGGATCAAGATTCTTATTAGGATTATTAGTGAAAAGTAATTGGCTTAATAATAAACCAGGATTCTTTGCAGTTAAACGAAAAGATATCCATAATTTACATGAGGGCATTAATAGCTTTAGCTTAAAAACACACTTTGACCGTTTTGACTTTGTAAAACATCATCGTCTGTTCTTATCCATTTTTGCTGCAATTGTTATTGTTGGTATCGTTATTTTATCCATATTTAAACTGAATTTAGGTATTGACTTTGCCAGTGGAACACGAGCGGAAGTAACAGCTAATCAAACACTGACAGAAACGCAAATTAAGAAAGATTTAGATGCAATTGATATGCCATCAGATGATATTGTTTTCCAAGGATCAGGGTCTAAAACAGCCGTTGTTTCTTATAAAGGGACATTATCACAAAATGACGTAGCTAAATTTAAAAACTACTTTGAGGACAAATATAAGCACGAACCAAGCATTAGTACCGTTTCACCAACTGTTGGTAAAGAACTTGCCAAAAATGGCTTCTGGGCACTCGGTGTGGCGTCTGTGCTGATTGTACTTTATATTGCGGTCCGGTTTGAATTTTATATGGGTATTGCGGCGATTCTTTCCTTACTATTCGACGCATTTATTATCTTCATTTTCTTCAGTGTAACAAGGCTGGAGGTTGACTTAACCTTCATTGCCGCAGTGCTGACGGTTATCGGTTATTCCATTAATGATACGATAGTTACCGCCGACCGGATACGGGATATTAGTATGAAGATGCAACGTTTCAAAACGAAAGAAGAAATTGCGGATGCGGTTAATAAAGCATTACGACAAACATTCACTCGTTCTATTAACACTATTTTAACGGTTATTTTCACCGTACTTGCACTAGTATTATTTGGTAGTGAGTCTATTCTGAACTTCTCCATCGCCTTACTTGTTGGACTTGTTTCGAGTGTGTTCTCCTCCATCTTTATGGCGATGCAATTATGGTACGTATTTAAAGCAAGGCAACTACGTAAAAAAGGACCAATTAACACCGTTAAAAAGAAAAAACCACGTAATAACGGACAACCAGTCGTATAA
- a CDS encoding post-transcriptional regulator, with protein sequence MDRFSEWYEDLAPAIAIKVEDFHILGYREIKASHIWAFLTEEKWKNEPTPALHERINDVMQMNIGQLMQFIMTTAEQESNNHVSQADSMLQPNVED encoded by the coding sequence ATGGATAGATTTTCGGAATGGTATGAAGATTTAGCACCTGCCATAGCTATCAAAGTGGAAGATTTTCATATCTTAGGTTACCGAGAAATCAAGGCAAGCCACATTTGGGCATTTTTAACAGAAGAAAAGTGGAAGAATGAACCAACCCCTGCTTTGCATGAACGTATTAATGATGTCATGCAAATGAATATTGGACAATTAATGCAATTTATTATGACAACAGCTGAACAAGAATCTAATAACCATGTTTCTCAAGCAGATAGTATGCTTCAACCAAATGTGGAAGATTAA
- the yajC gene encoding preprotein translocase subunit YajC translates to MGGIVTFIPIILMIVLFYFLLIRPQQKRQKEVQNMQNSLAKGDKIITIGGLHGIVEAIEDGTVILKCGNSKLTFDRNAIRTVLEKGNGVVTETASDDTEVVEDNK, encoded by the coding sequence ATGGGCGGTATTGTAACATTTATACCAATTATCTTGATGATCGTTTTGTTTTACTTCTTATTAATCAGACCTCAACAAAAACGTCAAAAAGAAGTACAAAATATGCAAAATAGTTTAGCAAAAGGTGATAAAATTATTACCATTGGTGGACTTCACGGTATTGTAGAAGCAATTGAAGATGGCACAGTCATTTTGAAATGTGGAAACAGCAAATTAACTTTTGACCGTAATGCAATCAGAACTGTACTTGAAAAAGGTAACGGAGTTGTAACAGAAACAGCTTCTGATGATACGGAAGTTGTAGAAGACAACAAATAA
- the tgt gene encoding tRNA guanosine(34) transglycosylase Tgt codes for MSAIRYELIKTDKQTGARLGKIHTPHGTFDTPMFMPVGTLATVKTMSPEELKAMGAGIILSNTYHLWLRPGEELIREAGGLHKFMNWDQPILTDSGGFQVFSLSKMRDIKEEGVHFRNHLNGDKLFLSPEKAIQIQNALGSDIMMSFDECPPYPASHEYMKKSVERTSRWAERGLKAHERPEDQGLFGIVQGGAYEDLRAQSAKDLVSLDFPGYSIGGLSVGEPKDVMNRVLEHTTPLLPTNKPRYLMGVGSPDSLIDGVIRGVDMFDCVLPTRIARNGTCMTSNGRLVIKNAKFTHDFRPIDENCDCYTCKNYSRAYIRHLIRCEETFGIRLTTYHNLHFLLNLMKQVRGAIMEDRLADFREEFFEQYGFNRPDAKNF; via the coding sequence ATGTCTGCCATTCGTTATGAACTAATTAAAACAGATAAACAAACAGGTGCCCGTCTTGGTAAAATCCATACACCACACGGCACTTTTGATACTCCAATGTTTATGCCAGTTGGAACACTTGCAACGGTAAAAACAATGTCACCCGAAGAATTAAAAGCAATGGGTGCAGGTATTATTTTAAGTAATACGTATCATTTATGGTTACGTCCGGGAGAAGAATTAATTCGAGAAGCGGGCGGATTACATAAATTTATGAACTGGGATCAACCGATCTTAACGGATTCAGGTGGTTTTCAGGTGTTTAGTTTGAGTAAAATGCGTGATATCAAAGAAGAAGGCGTTCATTTCCGTAATCATTTAAACGGAGACAAACTTTTCTTATCACCAGAAAAAGCGATTCAAATTCAAAATGCGCTTGGATCAGACATCATGATGAGTTTCGACGAATGTCCACCATATCCAGCATCGCATGAATATATGAAAAAATCAGTAGAAAGAACATCACGCTGGGCTGAACGTGGTTTAAAAGCGCACGAAAGACCAGAAGATCAAGGTTTGTTTGGTATCGTCCAAGGTGGCGCTTACGAAGATTTACGTGCGCAAAGTGCGAAAGACCTCGTTTCACTTGATTTTCCTGGTTACTCCATCGGCGGTTTATCTGTTGGCGAACCGAAAGACGTTATGAACCGCGTTTTGGAACATACGACACCGCTATTACCAACGAACAAACCACGTTATTTAATGGGAGTAGGTTCGCCTGACTCATTGATTGATGGCGTGATTCGAGGAGTGGACATGTTTGACTGTGTTCTTCCCACACGTATTGCACGAAATGGTACTTGTATGACATCAAATGGTCGCTTAGTTATTAAAAACGCTAAGTTCACCCATGATTTTCGTCCAATTGATGAAAATTGTGACTGTTATACTTGTAAAAATTACTCACGTGCATACATTCGACACTTGATTCGTTGTGAGGAAACATTTGGAATTCGACTTACAACTTATCATAATCTTCATTTTCTGTTAAACTTAATGAAGCAAGTTCGTGGCGCTATTATGGAAGATCGTCTTGCTGATTTTAGGGAAGAATTTTTTGAGCAATATGGATTCAATCGTCCTGATGCAAAAAATTTCTAA
- the queA gene encoding tRNA preQ1(34) S-adenosylmethionine ribosyltransferase-isomerase QueA, with translation MKVEDFDFDLPEELIAQTPLLDRTSSRLMVLDKESGDIKDQHFTDIISYLNEGDALVLNDTRVLPARLHGIKDETGAHIEVLLLKQKEGNAWETLVKPAKRIRKGATITFGDGALKATCLEELEHGGRILEFSYEGIFYEVLEQLGEMPLPPYIKEQLADQDRYQTVYAKENGSAAAPTAGLHFTEDLLAKISAKGVEIIFVTLHVGLGTFRPVDVEDTANHKMHSEFYRLTEESAERINKIKAHGGKVVAVGTTSIRTLETIASRHDGKLVAESGWTEIFISPGYTFQAVDALITNFHLPKSTLIMLVSALSDRTKILAAYNHAVEQQYRFFSFGDAMFIH, from the coding sequence ATGAAAGTAGAAGATTTCGATTTTGATTTACCAGAAGAATTAATCGCACAAACCCCACTATTAGACCGGACTTCAAGCCGACTAATGGTGCTTGATAAAGAGTCAGGTGACATAAAAGATCAACATTTTACAGATATTATCAGCTATTTAAACGAAGGGGACGCGCTAGTATTAAATGACACACGCGTTCTCCCAGCAAGGCTGCATGGTATTAAAGATGAAACTGGCGCGCATATTGAAGTGCTCCTTTTGAAACAAAAAGAAGGCAATGCATGGGAAACTTTAGTAAAACCTGCCAAAAGAATTCGAAAAGGTGCAACCATTACTTTTGGTGACGGCGCTTTAAAAGCAACTTGCTTGGAAGAGCTCGAGCATGGTGGTCGGATTTTAGAATTTTCTTATGAAGGCATTTTTTATGAAGTTTTAGAACAACTTGGCGAGATGCCACTTCCACCATACATTAAAGAACAACTTGCTGATCAGGATCGTTATCAAACCGTCTATGCGAAAGAGAATGGTTCAGCAGCAGCGCCAACAGCGGGTCTTCATTTTACAGAAGATTTACTGGCGAAAATTAGCGCAAAAGGTGTAGAAATCATTTTCGTGACACTTCATGTAGGACTTGGTACATTCCGCCCAGTGGACGTAGAAGATACTGCTAATCATAAAATGCATTCTGAATTTTATCGTTTAACAGAAGAATCTGCAGAGCGAATTAATAAAATCAAAGCACATGGCGGAAAAGTTGTTGCAGTTGGAACGACTTCTATCCGAACATTAGAAACCATTGCGAGTCGTCATGACGGTAAACTAGTGGCTGAATCAGGTTGGACAGAGATTTTCATTTCCCCAGGGTATACTTTTCAGGCAGTAGATGCACTAATAACGAATTTCCATTTACCGAAATCGACATTAATTATGCTTGTGTCTGCTTTATCAGACCGCACGAAAATTTTAGCAGCGTATAATCATGCTGTAGAACAACAATATCGCTTCTTTAGTTTTGGCGATGCCATGTTTATCCATTAA
- the ruvB gene encoding Holliday junction branch migration DNA helicase RuvB, with the protein MDERIISSETVDAEEVSFETSLRPQTLSQYIGQDKVKNNLTVFIEAATLRNEALDHVLLYGPPGLGKTTLAMVIASEMGSQIKTTSGPAIERPGDLATILTSLEPGDVLFIDEIHRLSRAIEEILYPAMEDYCLDIVIGTGPTARSVRLDLPPFTLIGATTRAGLLSAPLRDRFGVIDHLEFYTEEQLTEIVLRTSNILDTKIDDLGAREIARRSRGTPRIANRLLKRVRDFAQVRGNGTVTEKLAKEALTLLQVDPRGLDTIDQKLLHTIIQSFRGGPVGLDTIAASIGEERETIEDMQEPYLLQIGFLQRTPRGRIATETAYNHLGISYEKEV; encoded by the coding sequence ATGGATGAACGAATTATTTCAAGTGAAACGGTAGACGCAGAAGAAGTATCTTTTGAAACTAGTTTGCGGCCACAGACCCTTTCACAATATATAGGACAAGACAAAGTAAAGAATAATTTAACAGTCTTTATAGAAGCAGCCACGCTCCGAAATGAAGCGCTTGATCATGTGCTTTTATATGGCCCTCCAGGACTTGGTAAAACAACCCTTGCGATGGTCATTGCATCTGAAATGGGTAGCCAAATTAAAACAACCAGTGGACCAGCTATTGAACGTCCAGGTGACTTAGCGACCATTTTGACAAGCCTTGAACCAGGGGATGTTTTATTTATTGATGAAATCCATCGTTTATCGAGAGCGATTGAAGAGATTTTATATCCGGCAATGGAAGATTATTGCTTGGATATTGTAATTGGAACAGGTCCAACTGCGCGCTCGGTCCGCTTAGATTTACCACCATTTACGTTGATTGGAGCAACAACACGAGCTGGACTCTTATCCGCACCACTTAGAGATCGTTTTGGCGTAATTGATCATTTAGAATTTTATACAGAAGAACAGTTGACCGAAATTGTACTCAGAACTTCGAATATTTTAGATACAAAAATTGATGATCTTGGTGCGCGTGAAATAGCGAGACGTTCAAGAGGAACCCCGCGGATTGCCAATCGTTTATTAAAACGAGTACGTGATTTCGCGCAAGTTCGAGGAAATGGAACGGTAACTGAAAAGCTAGCGAAAGAAGCACTTACTTTACTCCAAGTAGATCCAAGAGGGTTAGATACGATTGACCAGAAGCTCTTGCATACGATTATCCAATCGTTTAGAGGCGGTCCTGTTGGTCTGGATACAATCGCTGCAAGTATTGGAGAAGAACGAGAAACCATCGAAGATATGCAAGAACCATATTTACTACAAATCGGTTTTCTACAAAGAACGCCGCGAGGAAGAATTGCAACTGAAACGGCGTATAACCATTTAGGAATAAGTTATGAAAAAGAGGTATAA
- the ruvA gene encoding Holliday junction branch migration protein RuvA, whose translation MYDYIKGTVTTITPEYIVVEAGQIGYQIITGNPFSFQRLEGTEAQVFLYQHVREDNISLFGFQTTEERYLFKKLLSVSGIGPKSALAIIASGDVVPLISAIESEDDVYLTKFPSVGKKTARQIILDLKGKLADVVASEIVYVAPENDMVAGLSPQLEEAVLALEALGYSTRELKKVIPKLAKETDLTSDAYIKLALQLMTK comes from the coding sequence TTGTACGATTACATAAAAGGAACCGTTACGACGATTACACCCGAATATATTGTTGTCGAGGCAGGACAAATTGGCTATCAAATAATTACAGGAAACCCGTTTTCCTTTCAACGATTAGAAGGTACAGAAGCGCAAGTCTTTTTGTATCAACATGTGCGGGAGGATAATATTTCTCTATTCGGATTTCAAACAACAGAAGAACGTTATTTATTCAAAAAATTATTGAGTGTTTCGGGCATTGGACCAAAAAGCGCCTTAGCTATTATTGCTTCAGGCGATGTCGTTCCACTGATTTCTGCTATTGAATCCGAAGACGATGTTTATTTAACTAAATTTCCTAGTGTTGGTAAAAAAACAGCACGCCAAATCATTCTCGATTTAAAAGGCAAGCTAGCCGATGTTGTAGCAAGTGAAATTGTTTATGTTGCACCAGAAAACGATATGGTTGCTGGACTTTCTCCGCAATTAGAAGAGGCTGTATTAGCTTTAGAAGCGCTTGGCTATAGCACGCGAGAACTAAAAAAAGTAATACCAAAATTGGCGAAAGAAACGGACCTAACAAGCGACGCATATATCAAGCTAGCACTACAATTAATGACAAAATAG
- a CDS encoding L-lactate dehydrogenase, with protein MKPRKVMIIGAGNVGTAAAHAFVNQKFVEELILVDLNKERVEGNRKDLADAAAFMPGKMDITVREASDCADVDIAVITVTAGPLKEGQTRLDELRSTSSIVSSIVPEMMKGGFKGIFLIATNPCDIITYQVWKLSGLPRERVLGTGVWLDTTRLRRLLAEKLDIAAQSIDAFILGEHGDSQFPVWSHSSIYGKPVNEYSMEKLGEALDLKKIGETARDTGFEIYHQKGCTEYGIGGTIVEICRHIFSGSQRALTVSCVLDGEYGESGLAIGVPAVLSQNGVKEIISLKLDEQEQQAFANSVAVIKKSIESI; from the coding sequence ATGAAACCACGTAAAGTAATGATAATTGGAGCAGGGAATGTAGGGACAGCTGCAGCACACGCCTTTGTTAATCAAAAATTTGTCGAAGAGTTAATTCTCGTAGATTTAAATAAAGAACGCGTAGAAGGAAATCGGAAAGACTTGGCAGATGCCGCAGCGTTTATGCCCGGGAAAATGGATATCACAGTTCGTGAGGCAAGTGATTGTGCGGATGTAGATATTGCTGTAATTACTGTAACAGCAGGACCTTTAAAAGAAGGACAAACTCGTCTAGACGAACTTAGAAGTACTTCAAGCATTGTTTCAAGTATTGTTCCTGAAATGATGAAAGGTGGATTTAAAGGCATATTCTTAATTGCAACGAATCCATGTGATATCATCACCTATCAGGTATGGAAATTGTCTGGCTTACCAAGAGAACGAGTACTTGGAACAGGTGTCTGGCTAGATACAACAAGATTACGTCGTTTACTTGCAGAGAAACTAGATATTGCCGCGCAAAGCATCGATGCTTTTATCCTTGGAGAACACGGTGATTCCCAGTTTCCAGTCTGGTCACATTCATCTATTTACGGTAAACCTGTAAATGAATATAGCATGGAAAAATTAGGCGAGGCACTGGATTTGAAAAAGATTGGTGAAACTGCTCGTGACACTGGTTTTGAAATTTATCACCAAAAAGGATGCACAGAATATGGCATCGGCGGTACGATTGTTGAGATTTGTCGCCATATTTTTAGTGGTAGCCAGCGCGCATTGACGGTATCTTGTGTGCTTGATGGTGAGTATGGAGAAAGCGGCTTAGCCATCGGAGTTCCAGCTGTTTTAAGCCAAAATGGTGTAAAAGAAATCATCTCGTTAAAATTAGATGAACAAGAACAACAAGCTTTTGCAAATTCGGTAGCAGTCATTAAAAAAAGCATCGAATCTATTTAA
- a CDS encoding YebC/PmpR family DNA-binding transcriptional regulator — MSGHSKWNNIQGRKNAQDSKRSKVFQKLAREIFVAAKKGPDPSLNPSLRLVMDKAKAVNMPNDNIKRAIDKAAGNTSGENYDEVTYEGYAPGGIAVLVHALTDNKNRTSTNVRVAFNKNGGSLGETGSVSYMFDRKGYLVILREGLDVDEEEFMLEAIEAGADDVEVSEDVFEIFTDPALFPEVKETLQEAGYTFATAELSMFPTVYNEVAENHQTQFDKMLEALEDDDDVQEVYTNAEIN, encoded by the coding sequence ATGTCAGGACATTCAAAATGGAATAATATTCAAGGTCGAAAAAATGCACAAGATTCCAAGCGTTCCAAAGTATTCCAAAAATTAGCGAGAGAAATTTTTGTTGCAGCGAAAAAAGGTCCTGATCCGAGTTTAAACCCGTCGCTCCGATTAGTTATGGATAAAGCAAAAGCGGTCAACATGCCGAACGATAATATTAAGCGAGCTATTGATAAAGCTGCAGGTAATACGAGTGGCGAAAATTATGATGAAGTAACCTATGAAGGATATGCGCCGGGAGGAATTGCGGTACTTGTCCATGCGCTTACAGATAATAAAAATCGTACGAGCACCAACGTTCGTGTAGCTTTTAATAAAAACGGTGGAAGTCTTGGTGAAACCGGTAGTGTAAGCTATATGTTCGATCGTAAAGGTTATCTTGTTATTTTACGCGAAGGTTTAGATGTGGACGAAGAAGAATTCATGCTGGAGGCTATTGAAGCAGGGGCGGATGATGTGGAAGTAAGCGAGGATGTATTTGAAATTTTTACAGATCCGGCTCTTTTTCCAGAAGTGAAAGAGACCTTGCAAGAAGCTGGTTATACTTTTGCTACTGCTGAATTGTCCATGTTTCCAACGGTTTATAATGAAGTTGCAGAAAATCACCAAACACAATTTGATAAAATGTTAGAAGCGCTTGAAGATGATGATGACGTGCAAGAAGTTTATACGAACGCAGAGATAAATTAA
- the pheA gene encoding prephenate dehydratase, translated as MKIAYLGPAASFTHAAAAKAFPKEEMIAKSTIPDCIMAIEKEDVDVAVVPIENTIEGSVNITLDYLFHFSSVPVVAEIVLPIAQHLMVHPAHVSAWKSVQKVMSHPQALAQCHTFLQAELYGVEREVTPSTAYAAKWVSNNPTELVAAIAPRMAANEYGLEIVQENAQDLELNQTRFFVLSRKPVSILLPKEEEKTSISVILPNNMPGALHKVLSTFAWRDIDLSKIESRPLKTSLGEYFFLIDVLSEGKETLVTNALDEITLLGGTANKLGTYHVHRLQTT; from the coding sequence ATGAAAATTGCTTATTTAGGCCCAGCAGCATCTTTTACACATGCGGCAGCAGCGAAGGCTTTTCCAAAAGAAGAGATGATAGCAAAGAGCACGATTCCAGATTGTATTATGGCGATTGAAAAAGAAGATGTGGACGTGGCTGTTGTTCCAATTGAAAATACGATTGAAGGAAGCGTTAATATCACGCTGGACTACTTATTTCATTTTTCAAGTGTCCCTGTAGTAGCGGAGATTGTTCTCCCAATCGCGCAACATTTAATGGTTCATCCAGCACACGTGTCCGCTTGGAAATCAGTACAAAAAGTAATGTCCCATCCACAAGCACTTGCACAGTGTCATACATTTCTTCAAGCAGAATTATATGGAGTAGAGCGTGAAGTTACACCTTCAACCGCCTATGCTGCAAAATGGGTTAGTAATAATCCGACAGAACTTGTCGCAGCTATTGCACCACGCATGGCGGCGAATGAGTACGGGCTTGAAATCGTCCAAGAAAATGCGCAAGACTTGGAATTAAATCAAACAAGATTTTTTGTTTTAAGCCGTAAACCTGTTTCGATTTTATTACCAAAAGAAGAAGAAAAAACGTCTATTTCTGTTATTTTGCCTAACAATATGCCAGGTGCGTTACATAAAGTCTTATCTACGTTTGCTTGGCGGGATATTGATTTAAGTAAAATCGAATCAAGACCGCTTAAAACCTCATTAGGCGAGTACTTTTTCTTGATTGATGTGCTTTCAGAAGGAAAAGAAACACTCGTAACTAATGCGCTTGATGAAATAACACTTTTAGGTGGAACGGCAAATAAACTCGGAACCTATCACGTTCACCGCTTACAAACGACTTAA
- the obgE gene encoding GTPase ObgE produces the protein MFVDQVKIYVKAGNGGDGMVAFRREKFVPNGGPAGGDGGKGADVVFVVDEGLRTLVDFRFKRIFKAEHGEHGMSKSMHGRGAEDLVVKVPQGTIVKDIDTGEIIADLVAHGQRAVIAKAGRGGRGNKRFATPANPAPELSENGEPGQERNVQLELKVLADVGLVGFPSVGKSTLLSVVSAARPKIAAYHFTTIVPNLGMVDAGDGRSFVMADLPGLIEGASQGVGLGHQFLRHIERTRVIVHVIDMSGSEGRVPYEDYMAINNELEQYNLRLMERPQIIVANKMDMPDAEENLNEFKTKIAEDIPVFPISAVTKTGLRELLLAIADKLETTPEFPLNEILEQEDEDTVLYKYVAEEPDFEISREPDGTFVLSGAKIERLFTMTNFERDASISRFARQLRAMGVDEALRKRGAKDGDIVRLLDYEFEFMD, from the coding sequence ATGTTTGTAGATCAGGTTAAGATATATGTAAAAGCTGGTAATGGTGGGGACGGTATGGTAGCATTCCGTCGCGAAAAATTTGTACCAAACGGTGGTCCTGCTGGCGGTGACGGTGGTAAAGGAGCGGACGTTGTATTTGTTGTGGATGAAGGTCTGCGCACATTGGTAGATTTCCGTTTTAAACGAATCTTTAAAGCCGAGCACGGCGAACACGGCATGAGTAAAAGTATGCATGGGCGCGGCGCAGAAGATTTGGTTGTCAAAGTACCACAAGGAACTATTGTGAAAGATATTGATACGGGTGAGATTATTGCTGATTTAGTAGCACATGGTCAACGCGCGGTTATTGCAAAAGCTGGACGTGGCGGACGTGGTAATAAACGCTTTGCAACACCAGCAAATCCGGCTCCAGAACTTTCTGAAAACGGAGAACCTGGACAAGAACGAAATGTACAATTAGAACTTAAAGTGTTGGCAGATGTTGGTTTAGTTGGTTTCCCAAGTGTTGGTAAATCAACCTTATTATCTGTTGTTTCTGCTGCGAGACCAAAAATTGCTGCGTATCACTTTACAACGATTGTTCCTAACTTAGGAATGGTTGATGCAGGCGATGGTCGAAGCTTTGTTATGGCCGATTTACCGGGTCTAATTGAAGGTGCTAGCCAAGGTGTTGGTTTAGGGCATCAATTCCTACGTCATATCGAAAGAACACGTGTAATCGTTCATGTCATCGATATGTCAGGCTCAGAAGGGCGCGTACCTTATGAAGATTATATGGCTATCAATAATGAATTAGAACAATACAACTTGCGCTTAATGGAACGTCCACAAATAATTGTAGCAAATAAAATGGATATGCCAGATGCAGAAGAAAATTTAAACGAATTTAAAACAAAAATTGCTGAGGATATTCCTGTGTTTCCAATTTCTGCAGTAACAAAAACGGGACTTCGCGAATTACTTCTCGCTATTGCTGATAAATTAGAAACAACACCAGAATTTCCACTTAATGAAATTTTGGAACAAGAAGACGAAGATACAGTTCTTTACAAATATGTTGCTGAGGAACCTGACTTCGAGATTTCTAGAGAGCCAGACGGTACTTTTGTACTAAGTGGTGCAAAAATTGAACGTTTATTTACGATGACAAACTTCGAGCGTGATGCATCTATTAGTCGTTTTGCTCGTCAACTTCGTGCAATGGGTGTCGATGAGGCACTTAGAAAACGTGGTGCTAAAGACGGCGATATCGTTCGCTTGCTTGATTATGAATTTGAATTTATGGATTAA